The following are from one region of the Trichoplusia ni isolate ovarian cell line Hi5 chromosome 1, tn1, whole genome shotgun sequence genome:
- the LOC113494973 gene encoding sex peptide receptor — protein MLADNDAPDYSAPNGTYNFFFEDPRFISILKHRASNHTSSIGDVIKVLEDWRSKYNISVVKECERSDYCSGDLRDLILAYNSIHGYVSLLVCLFGSLANALNVAVLTRRDLAVTPINRLLKWLAVADVFVMLEYVPFAIYRYLLFPGQEERPYSWAVYMLFHMHFTQILHTASILLTLSLAVWRYLAIKYPTYSPALCTDRRCTIAILLSFTLPPILCIPSYFVFTIHKDFAFDKSGNMLTKVYFVDSNYNGSLYQINFWVHAVLIKLLPCVILTVISAWLIRALYRANNRKKALKGYSACPASTVVNGNGNVFTRKSTKRSKAERRTDRTTKMLVAVLLLFLLTEFPQGILGLLSGILGRCFFKQCYDLFGELMDILALLNGAINFVLYCSMSRQFRTTFGQMIRNRCATAQRANSHTELQTTYV, from the exons ATGCTGGCGGACAATGACGCTCCCGACTACTCTGCCCCAAATGGAACGTATAATTTCTTTTTCGAAGATCCTCgcttcatttcaatattaaaacatagaGCTTCGAATCACACGAGCAGTATTGGCGACGTGATCAAGGTTTTGGAAGACTGGCGcagcaaatataatatatcggTAGTGAAAGAATGTGAGAGATCTGATTACTGTTCCGGAGATTTGAGGGATTTGATTCTCGCGTATAATAGTATACATGGATATGTTAGTTTGTTG GTTTGCCTGTTCGGCAGTCTAGCGAACGCTTTGAACGTAGCGGTGCTGACGCGGCGCGACCTTGCCGTGACCCCCATCAACCGGCTGCTGAAGTGGCTCGCAGTGGCTGACGTCTTCGTGATGTTGGAGTACGTGCCCTTCGCGATCTACAGGTACCTG CTGTTCCCGGGGCAGGAGGAGCGGCCGTACTCCTGGGCGGTGTACATGCTGTTCCACATGCACTTCACGCAGATCCTGCACACCGCCTCTATATTGCTCACGTTGTCACTGGCTGTCTGGCGCTACCTCGCCATCAA gTATCCTACATACAGCCCAGCGCTGTGTACAGATCGTCGATGTACGATAGCTATACTGCTCAGCTTCACTTTGCCGCCTATTCTCTGTATACCTTCGTATTTT GTATTCACAATACACAAAGACTTCGCGTTCGATAAAAGCGGGAACATGCTCACCAAAGTCTACTTCGTCGATTCGAATTACAACGGGAGCCTTTACCAGATAAACTTCTGGGTCCACGCAGTGCTCATTAAACTGCTACCTTGTGTGATACTAACGGTTATCAGTGCTTGGCTGATAAGAGCGTTGTATAGAGCGAATAATAGGAAGAAGGCGCTTAAGGGGTACAGCGCTTGTCCAGCCAGTACCGTTGTCAATGGCAACGGGAATGTTTTCACGAGGAAGTCGACGAAGCGATCGAAAGCtgagcgacggacggacaggaCAACCAAGATGCTGGTCGCTGTGTTACTACTCTTCTTACTGACCGAGTTTCCACAAGGAATTCTAG GTCTTTTAAGCGGGATCCTTGGCAGATGCTTCTTCAAGCAGTGTTACGACCTCTTTGGAGAGCTGATGGACATTCTAGCTCTTCTAAATGGAGCTATCAACTTCGTACTCTACTGCTCCATGTCCCGCCAGTTCAGAACAACCTTCGGCCAAATGATAAGGAACCGGTGTGCGACCGCCCAAAGGGCTAACTCTCATACAGAACTACAGACTACTTACGTATAG